In one window of Bdellovibrio bacteriovorus W DNA:
- a CDS encoding pyruvate dehydrogenase E1 component (COG2609 Pyruvate dehydrogenase complex, dehydrogenase (E1) component): protein MDKTNLKNVKPEVLDSIARRAMYLATQMIWQANHRSDKEKGDPKIGGHPAASSSALHIMGALHLLVKSGFDHIANKPHASPTDHSYNYLMDLLLKNDLTKLSQEQADNAMNSLRKFTDGSEYVFQSYHSHYDPDNHNFFPSGSVGIPPVVAGYLALAYRYAREHGYEVPDAHFWAVCGDSEFREGSLYEAVPDFAERELGNVTWILDYNRQSLDGHRITNKEIMNGTDADRVERTMAANGWEVIQVRHGRKRLALFDKKDGQLFKKFLEEDIQDYELQSLLLVHDMKALKKGIAKEFPAMKKFLDSVDDQELYDAFRDFGGHDMIALAEAMEKSKLSTRKPTIIIAHTLKGWGLKAAAQPGNHSSLPNEDEVMALRAAQGISGDKLYERFDAKSAEAKFLAARSEKLYSEIKAQHALKAKNQEFFLGKLEEFGTIPNSLDINTKMTSYPHTQWMLGQLTAKLTRIANTPLNEAELGDKQKPLTDHEKPFKLPGELFLSMAPDVGTSTNLNPAMDGKIFGAPVVHDMETELGVKDNKLPDLVPGEEANDRFLRFEIAEGNVMSCVGAFGKMRDMLGIPLIPLMTVYDFFIKRALDQYFYNLYWKSSFICVGTPSGVTLSPEGAQHGWKSDIQIPNQITWEPYFVQELDWILVDTIKRHVLNDNAGRTGTLLRLVTRGAEQKDMLHFLKKQARFKSGIEGTLSRAEFPVAGAMNEEEVASMDDNQIMTTVREEVLKGAYYLVDYRGYAGYEPGDNVVNIFAMGALVGEALKASEALLSRGIYANVIVVTSSDLLAGIQGHEDDYDYLRNGLGLNANLYLRKTEEVSSGDLITVAGKRVPIVTVFDGEAGLLDNLGSIVGVRQETLAVRKHSKCGRPSEIYAFHGLDAESVVEACGKVLAETALEQVIVSENALTDAQQAEGRAGHWTDLWPSNTPVQKH from the coding sequence TTGGATAAAACTAATCTGAAAAACGTCAAACCTGAAGTGCTGGATTCAATTGCTCGTAGAGCTATGTACTTGGCAACCCAGATGATTTGGCAAGCCAATCATCGTTCTGATAAAGAAAAAGGCGATCCAAAAATCGGTGGCCATCCGGCTGCTTCTTCAAGTGCATTGCACATCATGGGTGCTCTTCATCTTTTGGTGAAATCTGGTTTCGACCACATTGCCAACAAGCCTCACGCATCTCCAACAGATCACTCATACAATTACTTGATGGATCTTTTGCTAAAGAATGACCTTACAAAACTTTCTCAAGAACAAGCTGACAATGCTATGAACAGCTTGCGTAAGTTCACAGATGGAAGCGAATACGTTTTCCAATCTTACCATTCTCACTACGATCCAGATAATCACAACTTCTTCCCATCGGGTTCTGTGGGCATCCCACCTGTTGTTGCTGGTTACCTAGCTCTTGCTTACCGCTATGCACGCGAACACGGCTATGAAGTTCCAGATGCTCACTTCTGGGCAGTTTGTGGAGACTCTGAGTTCCGCGAAGGCTCTTTGTATGAAGCAGTTCCTGACTTTGCAGAGCGCGAGCTTGGCAACGTAACGTGGATCCTTGACTACAACAGACAGTCTTTAGACGGTCACCGTATCACGAATAAAGAAATCATGAATGGCACTGATGCTGACCGCGTTGAAAGAACAATGGCGGCCAACGGTTGGGAAGTTATTCAAGTTCGTCACGGTCGCAAGCGTTTAGCTCTGTTCGACAAAAAAGACGGGCAGCTTTTCAAAAAGTTCCTAGAAGAAGATATTCAAGACTACGAGTTGCAATCTCTCCTTCTAGTTCATGACATGAAAGCTTTGAAAAAAGGCATCGCTAAAGAATTCCCTGCAATGAAAAAATTCTTAGACAGCGTTGACGATCAAGAGCTTTACGATGCATTCCGTGACTTCGGTGGTCACGACATGATCGCTCTTGCAGAAGCTATGGAGAAATCTAAGCTTTCTACTCGCAAACCAACGATCATTATCGCGCACACTCTTAAAGGCTGGGGCTTAAAAGCAGCAGCGCAACCTGGAAACCACTCTTCACTTCCAAATGAAGATGAAGTGATGGCTCTTCGTGCTGCCCAAGGCATTAGCGGCGATAAACTTTATGAGCGCTTTGATGCAAAATCTGCAGAGGCTAAATTCTTAGCTGCGCGCTCTGAGAAGCTCTACAGCGAAATCAAAGCACAACACGCGTTGAAGGCAAAAAACCAAGAGTTTTTCTTAGGGAAACTTGAAGAGTTCGGTACAATTCCAAATTCTCTAGATATCAACACCAAAATGACAAGCTATCCTCATACACAATGGATGTTGGGTCAGCTAACAGCGAAGCTAACACGTATTGCAAATACTCCACTGAATGAAGCGGAGTTAGGTGATAAACAAAAGCCTCTTACTGATCACGAAAAGCCATTCAAGCTTCCAGGTGAGCTATTCCTATCAATGGCTCCAGACGTGGGAACATCGACGAACTTGAATCCAGCGATGGACGGAAAGATTTTCGGTGCCCCTGTTGTTCACGATATGGAAACTGAGCTTGGTGTAAAAGATAACAAGCTTCCTGACCTGGTTCCTGGCGAAGAGGCAAATGACCGCTTCTTACGTTTTGAAATCGCTGAAGGTAACGTAATGTCTTGCGTAGGCGCGTTCGGAAAAATGCGTGATATGTTAGGAATTCCACTCATCCCATTGATGACTGTTTATGACTTCTTCATCAAACGTGCATTGGATCAGTACTTCTACAATCTATACTGGAAGAGCTCTTTCATCTGCGTTGGAACTCCATCAGGTGTGACTCTTTCTCCGGAAGGTGCTCAGCACGGTTGGAAATCTGACATCCAGATCCCAAATCAAATCACTTGGGAACCGTACTTCGTCCAAGAACTGGATTGGATCCTTGTTGATACAATCAAACGTCACGTTCTTAACGACAATGCGGGCAGAACTGGAACTCTTCTACGCCTTGTAACTCGTGGTGCAGAACAAAAAGACATGCTTCACTTCCTGAAAAAGCAAGCGCGCTTTAAATCAGGCATTGAAGGCACTCTTTCTCGCGCTGAGTTCCCGGTAGCTGGAGCAATGAACGAAGAAGAAGTAGCTTCTATGGACGACAATCAAATCATGACGACTGTTCGTGAAGAAGTTCTAAAAGGCGCTTACTACCTTGTTGATTACCGCGGTTACGCTGGCTACGAGCCGGGCGATAACGTTGTCAATATTTTTGCAATGGGTGCACTCGTTGGTGAGGCATTGAAAGCTTCTGAAGCGCTTCTTTCTCGTGGCATTTATGCCAACGTGATCGTGGTAACTTCATCTGATCTTCTTGCTGGTATCCAAGGTCATGAAGATGACTACGATTACTTAAGAAACGGTTTGGGCTTGAATGCGAACCTTTATTTAAGAAAAACAGAAGAGGTTTCTTCAGGAGACCTTATCACTGTCGCTGGTAAACGTGTTCCAATCGTTACTGTATTCGACGGTGAAGCTGGCCTTCTCGATAACTTAGGTTCAATCGTTGGTGTGCGCCAAGAAACTCTAGCGGTTCGTAAACACTCTAAGTGTGGAAGACCATCTGAAATTTACGCATTCCACGGCCTAGACGCTGAATCTGTGGTTGAAGCTTGCGGTAAAGTTTTAGCTGAAACAGCTCTTGAACAAGTAATCGTTTCAGAAAATGCACTGACTGATGCTCAACAAGCAGAAGGCAGAGCCGGTCACTGGACTGATTTGTGGCCTAGCAACACTCCTGTGCAAAAGCACTAG
- a CDS encoding recA protein (COG0468 RecA/RadA recombinase), with translation MKSSFDDKNDLRNTSDSFDESSADTADDWCDPAFHQTSANLDDPWSQDNYHQEEAPPVKGAFDSSDNENVLSLVPFVEAEHVKPPDGVPTGVAVIDNFLLWQGLPQGDLSLFQGLPGTGATSLWIQTLRQVHSENKWAAWVNSETQIFPAHLQSQGVNLKKLLVLKEPQEKEQLFWVLQELITSSLFEVIGCNLKEMFLKNHQLQKLKRLCRLHKVALVLVNPEPLKFVNPLFSLSILFQRDFVTVQRALHRPTPFKISGSMIHANFVHQFKNTSRKLLG, from the coding sequence ATGAAATCATCCTTCGATGATAAAAATGATCTTAGAAACACTTCTGATTCCTTTGATGAATCCTCTGCCGACACAGCAGATGATTGGTGCGACCCTGCCTTCCATCAAACCTCCGCCAATCTCGACGATCCTTGGAGCCAAGACAATTACCATCAAGAAGAAGCCCCTCCCGTAAAAGGTGCTTTTGATTCTTCTGATAATGAAAATGTCCTGAGCTTGGTTCCTTTTGTCGAAGCGGAGCACGTTAAGCCCCCTGATGGAGTTCCAACAGGGGTTGCCGTCATTGATAACTTCCTTCTCTGGCAAGGTCTTCCACAAGGGGATCTCAGTCTGTTTCAAGGACTCCCTGGCACTGGAGCGACTTCGCTTTGGATTCAAACTTTGCGACAAGTCCATTCTGAAAACAAATGGGCAGCTTGGGTGAATAGTGAAACGCAGATTTTCCCAGCTCACCTGCAAAGCCAAGGTGTTAACCTTAAAAAATTATTAGTCCTTAAAGAGCCCCAAGAAAAAGAGCAACTCTTCTGGGTTTTGCAGGAGCTTATCACTAGCTCTCTTTTTGAGGTAATCGGCTGCAATCTCAAAGAGATGTTTTTAAAAAATCACCAACTGCAAAAACTCAAAAGACTTTGCCGTCTGCACAAGGTGGCCTTGGTGCTTGTAAATCCCGAGCCTCTTAAATTTGTGAACCCTCTTTTTAGTCTGTCTATTTTATTTCAAAGAGACTTTGTGACAGTTCAAAGAGCTCTGCATCGCCCAACCCCTTTTAAAATATCTGGGAGCATGATTCATGCGAACTTTGTGCATCAATTTAAAAACACCTCTCGAAAACTCCTGGGCTGA
- a CDS encoding outer membrane efflux protein (COG1538 Outer membrane protein) — protein MWKLKHVVRGILALGGLIVALGPSGAFAQSAGLSKNLSLEEALQQGLQSNRELKASQSNVEAAKLEVQGSKGKYLPSIGLNAEYVHLNEDLSVDLNALRSAMIMSAGAAASAGAGGNPTVGQAVQNQLNSALPSFSMPVQKQDFAMAHLTLAQPLYTGGKITANRTAKEQLFEEAVHKESDTKAQTAVNVIEHYFTAQMAGEVVKIRQESLKSFQEHQRIAQALLRQGQLARAQKMQIDVAVLEAEGDLSKAQRDEKLARKVLANTLNQDETEFVLVTKMKPRSFESLESYTQSARSENSSLKQIKIKKELLGAKESVGKSEFLPTIGLVGSYQLYEKDLNELAPEWFAGVVLKMNLFNGGENKRELDAVRQQKIALGYLENNAQSMVNIGVEKYFSEVLSAQEQYEVATKTKALASESLRLNTAAFKNGFAKSSDVIDSSLTLTGAQLKELKALFDYNLNLAQLLKFSGQQEKILEKFKN, from the coding sequence ATGTGGAAGTTAAAACATGTAGTTAGAGGTATTTTAGCCCTTGGAGGCCTGATCGTTGCCCTAGGGCCTTCGGGCGCATTTGCTCAGTCAGCAGGGCTTTCCAAAAACTTGAGCCTTGAAGAAGCTCTTCAACAGGGCTTGCAAAGCAACCGCGAGCTTAAAGCTTCGCAGTCCAATGTGGAGGCGGCCAAGCTGGAAGTGCAGGGGAGTAAAGGTAAATACCTTCCCTCGATCGGATTGAATGCGGAGTATGTGCATTTGAACGAAGATCTCAGCGTGGATTTGAATGCGTTGCGTTCCGCGATGATCATGTCGGCGGGGGCCGCAGCGTCAGCTGGGGCAGGTGGAAATCCGACAGTGGGGCAAGCTGTGCAAAATCAGCTCAACAGCGCTTTGCCCTCGTTTTCGATGCCGGTGCAAAAACAAGATTTTGCAATGGCGCATTTGACTTTGGCTCAACCACTTTACACAGGTGGAAAAATCACAGCGAACCGAACTGCAAAAGAGCAACTCTTTGAAGAGGCCGTTCACAAAGAGAGCGACACAAAAGCTCAGACCGCAGTGAATGTGATTGAGCACTACTTTACTGCGCAAATGGCTGGTGAAGTTGTAAAAATCCGTCAAGAGTCTTTAAAGAGCTTTCAAGAGCATCAGCGCATTGCCCAGGCGCTTCTGCGACAAGGACAATTGGCACGAGCCCAGAAGATGCAAATTGATGTGGCTGTTTTAGAAGCCGAAGGAGATCTTTCAAAGGCTCAGAGGGATGAAAAACTAGCACGCAAAGTTCTAGCCAATACTTTGAATCAAGATGAAACTGAGTTTGTATTAGTGACCAAAATGAAACCGCGTTCATTTGAATCTTTAGAGTCATATACGCAGTCGGCACGTTCTGAAAATAGCAGCCTCAAACAAATTAAGATTAAAAAAGAACTTCTTGGCGCTAAAGAATCTGTGGGCAAGTCTGAGTTCCTTCCTACAATTGGTCTTGTAGGAAGTTATCAACTTTATGAAAAAGATCTTAATGAACTCGCTCCGGAATGGTTTGCGGGGGTTGTTCTAAAGATGAATCTGTTCAATGGTGGCGAAAATAAGCGAGAACTCGATGCCGTTCGTCAGCAGAAAATTGCACTTGGCTATCTTGAAAACAATGCCCAGAGCATGGTCAATATCGGAGTCGAGAAGTATTTCTCAGAGGTATTAAGTGCGCAAGAGCAATACGAAGTGGCGACAAAGACCAAAGCTTTAGCGAGTGAGAGTTTAAGACTTAACACCGCAGCTTTTAAAAATGGTTTTGCAAAAAGTTCTGACGTCATTGACTCGAGTCTGACTTTGACGGGAGCGCAACTCAAAGAGTTGAAAGCATTATTTGATTATAATTTAAATTTGGCTCAGCTTTTAAAATTTAGCGGTCAGCAAGAAAAAATCTTAGAAAAGTTTAAGAATTAG
- a CDS encoding 6-O-methylguanine-DNA methyltransferase (COG0350 Methylated DNA-protein cysteine methyltransferase), which yields MGDLEFHLYKVPSESGDWLAVYEGKEIIFMGNYSVGKKSLEKDLNEFFHKNYHFHLGSFEAVPWTKGNFWKKKHKVKLQGTEFQVKVWLELVKIPRGATVTYSDLAKKMRKPTAFRAVASAVAKNPVSYWIPCHRVVGKGTSQMKYHWGADTKRALLVQEGAL from the coding sequence ATGGGTGATTTAGAATTCCATCTTTATAAAGTTCCATCAGAATCTGGCGATTGGTTAGCTGTTTATGAAGGTAAAGAGATTATCTTCATGGGTAACTACAGCGTTGGAAAAAAATCTTTAGAAAAAGACCTAAATGAGTTCTTCCATAAAAACTACCACTTCCATTTAGGCTCTTTTGAGGCTGTTCCGTGGACAAAAGGGAACTTCTGGAAGAAAAAACACAAAGTAAAACTCCAAGGAACTGAGTTCCAAGTAAAAGTATGGCTAGAGCTTGTGAAAATTCCACGTGGCGCCACTGTGACTTACTCCGATCTAGCAAAGAAAATGCGCAAACCGACGGCTTTCCGTGCAGTGGCCTCAGCTGTTGCAAAAAATCCTGTGAGCTACTGGATTCCTTGCCACCGCGTTGTCGGCAAAGGCACAAGCCAGATGAAATACCATTGGGGAGCAGATACAAAGCGCGCTCTACTGGTTCAAGAAGGCGCTCTTTAA
- a CDS encoding hypothetical protein (COG0389 Nucleotidyltransferase/DNA polymerase involved in DNA repair), translating to MRTLCINLKTPLENSWAEAFLTLSPRVQVRHPSYIFIDIASTSHLLGGEKDCLLKALEIANHFSQDATAAIANSPYLAQLLAKWKPFHISETLNEVESLKTLGLDPLKDLEGLTAWPQTTKLDHMIQVFHSLGVHSLMDVYNFRISSLRERWGEAGTLIWKRLHNEDLQVISAFTPQDPLSSYGYFDDPIHNVSLLMNHLKPSLNHLFLRLQGLSRFAQKLEVILHCEYSHRRYSLAIEPVSPTRDQVLFEDLLAKKLSDLVLENPIREFEISISDVPEKVQQLDFFEPRDNSEDRWRRLISFAKQAHCEMGFLQVEASHFPEQSFRLVTDWPEDFKAHDFVERIDEAVQIKSVYAKGLAQSPRPSLLLDKPKALTPQQVQALQFITKFPTERIESSWWKTTETDLKNRDYYFAFSQHDQLLWVFKDRINSQVYLHGYFD from the coding sequence ATGCGAACTTTGTGCATCAATTTAAAAACACCTCTCGAAAACTCCTGGGCTGAAGCTTTTCTAACTCTCAGCCCTCGTGTGCAAGTACGCCATCCTAGCTATATTTTTATAGATATAGCTTCGACGTCTCATCTTTTAGGTGGAGAGAAAGATTGTCTTTTAAAAGCTCTTGAGATCGCCAATCATTTTTCTCAAGATGCCACGGCTGCTATTGCAAACTCCCCTTACCTTGCTCAACTTCTCGCAAAGTGGAAACCATTTCATATCTCCGAGACTTTAAATGAAGTGGAGTCTTTGAAAACTTTAGGACTCGATCCCTTAAAAGATCTTGAGGGCTTAACTGCTTGGCCCCAAACCACAAAGCTCGATCACATGATTCAAGTTTTTCACTCGCTAGGCGTGCATTCTTTAATGGATGTTTACAATTTCCGTATTAGCTCTCTGCGCGAACGCTGGGGCGAGGCTGGAACTTTGATTTGGAAAAGATTGCATAACGAAGACTTGCAAGTCATCTCTGCATTTACTCCTCAAGATCCGCTCTCGTCTTACGGATATTTTGATGACCCTATTCACAATGTTTCACTCTTGATGAATCATCTTAAGCCTTCATTAAATCACCTCTTCTTACGACTTCAGGGGCTTTCTCGTTTTGCCCAGAAGCTTGAAGTGATCTTGCACTGTGAATACTCTCATCGCAGATATTCTTTAGCCATTGAGCCCGTAAGCCCTACGCGTGACCAAGTTCTATTTGAAGATCTTCTTGCAAAAAAACTTTCTGATTTAGTGCTAGAAAATCCTATTCGCGAGTTTGAAATTTCTATTTCCGATGTTCCTGAAAAAGTTCAACAACTCGATTTCTTTGAGCCCCGCGACAACTCAGAGGACCGCTGGCGACGACTTATTAGTTTTGCCAAACAAGCTCATTGCGAAATGGGTTTTTTACAAGTTGAAGCCAGTCACTTTCCAGAGCAGAGTTTCCGCCTTGTCACAGACTGGCCAGAAGATTTCAAGGCCCACGATTTTGTAGAGCGTATTGATGAGGCTGTGCAAATTAAATCTGTCTATGCCAAAGGGCTTGCCCAATCCCCTCGTCCGTCTTTACTCTTAGACAAACCCAAGGCCCTCACTCCTCAACAAGTACAAGCCTTGCAATTTATTACAAAATTTCCAACTGAGAGAATCGAATCCTCTTGGTGGAAAACAACAGAAACAGACCTCAAAAACCGCGACTACTATTTTGCATTTTCTCAGCATGATCAACTTCTGTGGGTTTTCAAAGATCGTATAAATTCACAGGTATATCTGCATGGCTATTTTGATTAG
- a CDS encoding DNA polymerase III, alpha chain (COG0587 DNA polymerase III, alpha subunit), translating to MAILISGNHKVNLPSKKITQAISTKRRARGFVELLARSNFSFLQGASHPEELVQEAIHHEYDGLAICDLNGLYGVVRGFQAALNPSLFSASAKAKEGFRYLFGTELTLTDETSVILMPINKQGYSHLCELLTLGKRQASKGFSKLSLAEIERLNEGLLCFAIPPWNTERYEKLESIFKDRLYLPLWKDFTWESQEIYRKAMELEKSHHAQLFVTQRPFMHHRDRKPLFDVLTCILHKTNLESAKNKLIQNGERHLKSLEEISNLWSERIDLVEKTVEISERIEFQLDQIRYRYPHSNLPEQKTPSEHLKDLAYKGAERRFPQGVPEKILRAIDYELKLIQEMEYEDYFLTLKEICDFAESKGILYQGRGSAANSVVCFCIGLTAVDPTQIDLLFERFISKERHEPPDIDIDFEHSRREEVIQHIYEKYDERHAAMVCTVIRYRSRMAIRETAKVFGVSLEKINQIVTYMGRDGIRRLLEPEAAERFNIPADSWQMILSLTQQLHGFPRHLGIHTGGFLITQDPITEMVPVEKATMNGRYVIQWNKDDVATLKLMKIDILSLGMLSCLRKCFDLLKHHKGISLNLASIPHNHQATYEMIGKADTVGVFQIESRAQMQTLPRMLPKNFYDLVIQVALIRPGPLQGGMVHPYLKRRQGLEKVVYAHPFLENILGKTHGVPIFQEQVMRIVIALADFSPGEADELRRIMSSAWRKKVTMNGIRQRILDGFTRNQISSDYAEQIYKTIEGFSNYGFPESHAASFALLTYASCYLKETHHDVFTCAILNSQPMGFYAPRTLIAEAQRHGVSFKALCIQNSQYDYTLEASSQGFCIRVGFRSIFGVPEKALQEITQTRKEKGPFKDLTDFIQRTSLPRSVLLKLAAAGAFQCFETNARELIWKIEALSLDNESFLWGHAKEQFEFEDEDAENLPFESQWDELQREYDTKGFSIHSHPIAVLRTHLQGKNEDYIRNRFVPYYTSQDLTRLKNKSAVRLAGLLAVTQRPPTAKGMCFLTLEDENGFMNIVVHPDVYQKYRMNIYGHSLLEIQGHIEKVGRIINIRAAKVLPL from the coding sequence ATGGCTATTTTGATTAGTGGAAATCATAAAGTAAATCTTCCGAGTAAGAAGATCACACAAGCTATCAGCACGAAAAGACGCGCTCGGGGTTTCGTCGAACTCCTAGCGCGCAGTAACTTTTCTTTTCTGCAAGGCGCTTCTCACCCAGAAGAACTTGTCCAAGAAGCTATTCATCATGAATATGATGGCTTGGCGATTTGTGACCTGAATGGTCTTTATGGAGTCGTGCGCGGATTTCAAGCGGCTCTCAATCCTTCTCTTTTTTCTGCTTCAGCAAAAGCCAAAGAGGGCTTTCGCTATTTATTTGGTACAGAACTCACCCTGACAGATGAAACTTCTGTGATCTTAATGCCTATCAATAAACAAGGTTATTCGCACCTGTGTGAACTACTCACTTTAGGGAAAAGACAGGCGAGCAAAGGTTTTTCTAAACTCAGCCTTGCTGAAATTGAAAGACTGAATGAAGGGCTTCTCTGCTTTGCTATTCCACCTTGGAACACTGAACGCTATGAAAAACTAGAGAGCATATTTAAAGATCGCCTCTATTTACCTTTATGGAAAGACTTTACGTGGGAGTCCCAAGAAATTTACCGAAAAGCTATGGAGCTTGAAAAATCTCATCACGCGCAACTCTTTGTAACCCAAAGACCCTTTATGCATCATCGTGATCGCAAACCCTTATTTGATGTCTTAACTTGCATTCTGCATAAGACAAATCTTGAAAGTGCTAAAAACAAACTCATTCAAAATGGCGAACGACATCTAAAAAGCCTCGAAGAAATTTCAAATCTTTGGAGTGAGCGAATAGATCTTGTGGAAAAAACTGTGGAGATCTCCGAGCGCATTGAATTTCAACTAGATCAGATCCGCTACCGTTATCCCCATTCAAATTTACCAGAACAAAAAACTCCTTCAGAGCATTTAAAAGATTTGGCTTACAAGGGTGCCGAGAGACGCTTCCCTCAAGGTGTTCCTGAGAAAATTCTGCGCGCTATTGATTATGAGTTAAAGCTGATTCAAGAAATGGAATATGAAGATTACTTTCTCACTCTGAAAGAAATCTGCGACTTCGCTGAAAGCAAGGGCATTCTCTATCAAGGGCGCGGCTCTGCTGCAAACTCCGTGGTATGCTTTTGTATTGGCCTTACCGCTGTAGATCCTACGCAGATTGATTTACTTTTTGAAAGATTCATTTCCAAAGAAAGACACGAGCCTCCTGATATTGATATCGACTTTGAGCACTCACGCCGTGAAGAAGTTATTCAGCATATCTATGAAAAATACGACGAGCGCCACGCAGCCATGGTGTGCACGGTGATTCGCTATCGATCGAGAATGGCTATTCGCGAAACTGCAAAAGTCTTTGGCGTTTCACTTGAGAAAATAAATCAAATCGTCACCTATATGGGAAGAGACGGCATCCGTCGTCTCTTAGAACCTGAAGCCGCAGAGAGATTCAACATCCCCGCAGATTCATGGCAAATGATCTTAAGTCTGACTCAGCAACTTCATGGATTTCCCCGTCACCTTGGGATTCACACAGGGGGATTTCTCATCACACAAGACCCTATTACCGAAATGGTTCCTGTTGAAAAGGCCACTATGAACGGACGCTATGTTATTCAGTGGAACAAAGATGATGTGGCGACTTTAAAGCTGATGAAGATTGATATTCTAAGCCTTGGGATGTTGAGTTGTCTGAGAAAATGTTTTGATCTCTTAAAACATCATAAGGGAATTTCTTTAAACTTAGCCTCGATTCCCCATAATCACCAAGCCACCTATGAAATGATTGGCAAGGCTGACACTGTCGGAGTTTTCCAAATTGAGTCGCGGGCACAAATGCAAACTCTGCCGCGAATGCTACCTAAAAACTTCTACGATTTAGTTATTCAAGTAGCCCTCATTCGTCCCGGCCCCTTACAAGGGGGCATGGTTCATCCTTATTTGAAGCGACGCCAAGGACTTGAAAAGGTAGTTTACGCACATCCTTTTTTGGAAAACATCCTCGGGAAAACCCATGGGGTGCCCATCTTTCAAGAACAAGTGATGAGGATTGTTATTGCCCTTGCTGACTTTTCTCCGGGTGAAGCCGATGAATTGCGCAGAATTATGTCCTCAGCTTGGCGCAAGAAGGTAACCATGAACGGGATTCGTCAAAGAATCTTAGATGGCTTTACTCGCAATCAAATCTCTTCCGACTATGCCGAGCAGATCTATAAGACCATTGAAGGTTTTTCTAATTATGGTTTTCCAGAAAGTCATGCCGCAAGCTTTGCACTTTTAACTTATGCAAGCTGCTATCTCAAAGAGACCCATCACGATGTCTTTACTTGCGCGATTCTCAATAGCCAACCCATGGGCTTCTATGCCCCACGCACTTTAATCGCCGAAGCACAAAGACATGGAGTTTCATTTAAAGCCCTCTGCATTCAGAACTCTCAATATGATTACACATTAGAGGCAAGCTCTCAGGGATTTTGTATTCGTGTCGGTTTCCGTTCTATTTTTGGTGTGCCCGAGAAAGCTCTGCAGGAAATCACTCAAACACGGAAAGAAAAAGGCCCTTTTAAAGATCTCACCGACTTTATTCAGCGCACCTCTTTGCCACGCAGTGTACTTCTAAAGCTTGCAGCAGCAGGAGCTTTTCAGTGTTTTGAAACCAATGCCCGAGAGCTTATTTGGAAAATTGAAGCTCTTAGCCTTGATAACGAAAGCTTTCTTTGGGGACACGCTAAGGAGCAATTTGAGTTTGAAGATGAAGATGCAGAAAACCTTCCGTTTGAATCCCAATGGGACGAATTGCAAAGAGAATATGATACAAAAGGGTTTTCGATCCATTCTCACCCCATCGCGGTGCTAAGAACTCATCTGCAGGGAAAGAATGAAGACTATATTAGGAATCGCTTCGTTCCCTACTACACTTCCCAAGATCTCACGCGCCTTAAAAACAAGTCTGCTGTGCGTCTGGCGGGACTCCTTGCCGTCACACAAAGACCACCAACAGCCAAGGGCATGTGCTTTCTCACTCTTGAAGATGAGAATGGCTTTATGAACATCGTCGTTCACCCTGACGTCTATCAGAAGTATCGCATGAATATCTACGGTCATTCACTTTTAGAGATTCAAGGGCATATTGAAAAAGTAGGTCGCATCATCAATATACGGGCGGCGAAGGTTCTGCCACTATGA